One genomic window of Streptomyces sp. NBC_01498 includes the following:
- a CDS encoding SCO2584 family spore wall biosynthesis protein, translating to MPDDVGGKPFPDGWEPDDDRGGADEDFASVVFDEDFIRAAPVHEPTAVERLLAAAEARADAEAARARALPGGPDDDRYDDGRGPGEYGDGRPYGAAYDPDDPHGGFGPYGPHGGALRPYRGSARWHRPVAWILAVVMGIGMVALAFTAVYRGAASGHRQDRVPPPATTGVDASRGGDGPTASTEYSVPEVSAVPRSAP from the coding sequence GTGCCGGACGACGTGGGGGGCAAGCCGTTCCCGGACGGCTGGGAGCCCGACGACGACCGCGGAGGCGCGGACGAGGACTTCGCCTCCGTGGTGTTCGACGAGGACTTCATCCGGGCCGCACCCGTTCACGAACCCACCGCCGTCGAGCGCCTGCTGGCGGCGGCCGAGGCGCGCGCCGACGCCGAGGCGGCCCGCGCGCGTGCCCTGCCCGGCGGACCCGACGACGACCGCTACGACGACGGCCGAGGGCCGGGGGAGTACGGCGACGGGCGGCCGTACGGCGCCGCGTACGACCCGGACGACCCGCACGGCGGGTTCGGCCCCTACGGACCCCACGGCGGCGCCCTGCGCCCCTACCGGGGCAGCGCCCGCTGGCACCGGCCCGTCGCCTGGATCCTCGCCGTGGTGATGGGGATCGGCATGGTCGCCCTGGCGTTCACCGCCGTCTACCGGGGAGCCGCGAGCGGCCACCGGCAGGACCGGGTGCCCCCGCCGGCCACCACCGGCGTCGACGCCTCGCGCGGCGGGGACGGGCCCACCGCCTCGACGGAGTACTCGGTCCCGGAGGTCTCGGCGGTACCACGCAGCGCGCCATGA
- a CDS encoding SCO2583 family membrane protein, producing the protein MAGRGGRGDPPEGTPEETPGGEDEYRSVVFDESFVRAAPLQEFSARERMGDRSHAVRRRDPADRPPAGSPPPRRGSVQVLLLVLIVAVAFGTAVYVAVRPPYQPAITRSAEQLRMTVIPLAPAGAVPGGTPANLLRDSPAARFGAGAAGIELPPARRTPHFTENEVTAALSTAKDYLVASSVDPDVLTGGGRTSVRALLDPAQFAQFDQTFAEPADDGRHVPAGWLVRFDAAAVSLAEPTVRVRGTLRYAESAAGTMDVFADHTFVYTLRPPGGAAGADASLFAVRRTLHFRFDREDLAAHRTELLSSQVQAGPQACSAEAPGTLRPLLAGARARPVGPAGTDPFGTGPPTAGLCGVLDKGALPGG; encoded by the coding sequence ATGGCAGGTCGCGGAGGTCGCGGAGATCCGCCCGAGGGCACGCCTGAGGAGACGCCCGGCGGTGAGGACGAGTACCGGTCCGTCGTCTTCGACGAATCGTTCGTCCGCGCTGCCCCGCTCCAGGAGTTCTCCGCCCGCGAACGCATGGGCGACCGGTCCCACGCCGTACGCCGAAGGGACCCCGCCGACCGGCCGCCGGCCGGTTCACCACCGCCCCGCCGGGGGTCGGTCCAGGTGCTGCTGCTGGTCCTCATCGTCGCCGTGGCCTTCGGGACCGCCGTCTATGTCGCGGTCAGGCCCCCGTACCAGCCGGCGATCACCCGTTCGGCGGAACAGCTGCGGATGACGGTCATTCCGCTCGCCCCGGCCGGCGCGGTCCCGGGCGGCACTCCCGCGAACCTGCTGAGGGACAGCCCGGCGGCGCGGTTCGGCGCGGGGGCCGCCGGAATCGAACTGCCCCCGGCCCGGCGCACCCCGCACTTCACCGAGAACGAGGTGACGGCCGCGCTGAGCACCGCCAAGGACTACCTCGTCGCCTCCTCCGTCGACCCGGACGTGCTGACCGGCGGCGGGCGGACCTCGGTGCGGGCACTGCTCGACCCGGCGCAGTTCGCCCAGTTCGACCAGACCTTCGCGGAGCCCGCCGACGACGGCAGACACGTGCCCGCCGGCTGGCTGGTGCGCTTCGACGCGGCGGCCGTGTCGCTGGCGGAGCCGACCGTACGTGTCCGGGGCACGCTCCGGTACGCGGAGTCGGCGGCCGGCACGATGGACGTGTTCGCCGATCACACCTTCGTCTACACGCTGCGCCCGCCCGGCGGGGCGGCGGGAGCGGACGCGTCGCTGTTCGCCGTCCGGCGCACCCTGCACTTCCGCTTCGACCGCGAGGATCTGGCCGCGCACCGGACCGAGTTGCTGAGCAGCCAGGTGCAGGCGGGGCCGCAGGCGTGCTCGGCCGAGGCGCCGGGCACCCTGCGCCCGCTGCTGGCGGGCGCCAGGGCGCGGCCGGTGGGTCCGGCGGGCACCGATCCGTTCGGGACGGGGCCACCGACGGCCGGGCTCTGCGGCGTACTCGACAAGGGCGCGCTGCCGGGTGGTTAG